TGACATCACAGCAGGAGGCATACCAGCAGCAAGACAATCAACAGCAATTATTTCAAGACCAGTCGTATCCACAACAAGGTTATCCACAGCAAGCGCATCAGCGACAGGATTATCATAAACAGGGGTATCAACAACAACCATATCAACAACAAACCTACCAGCAGCAAGAATATACGCAACAGGCCTATCCACAACAAGTCTACCAACAACAAGCGTATCAAACCCCAACATGGCAAAATCAACAATCCAACCCTTATAATACACCTGAAGCAGAATGGTTATGGTTATATTCCCATAGTGATAAATATGTTGAAAAATGGATTAAAAATTCAAAATGGAACTGGGCGTCCTTTCTTTTCTTTCCGTTTTGGGCGGGGTATCGGAAAATGTATGCCGAGTGCGCGATATATGCAGCCATCTTAGTCGGGCTGGCCTTCATTGAACTATTATTAGGCTTTTCACTTAAGGGTGCCTATATCGGAATCTATATTTTATGCGGAACATTAGGAAATAAACTATACTATCAGAAAGCTCAAAAAGAGATTGATCATATCCTGGCTTTACATGGGGATCATGAGCTCCGTCGCAGCTTGATTTACCAAAAGGGTGGAACCTCTGGCTGGGGCATTGTCTATGGAATTGGTATGATTCTAATTGGCGTCATTATAGAGATCCT
The window above is part of the Paenibacillus lutimineralis genome. Proteins encoded here:
- a CDS encoding DUF2628 domain-containing protein — translated: MEQASQEQVNQQLTSQQEAYQQQDNQQQLFQDQSYPQQGYPQQAHQRQDYHKQGYQQQPYQQQTYQQQEYTQQAYPQQVYQQQAYQTPTWQNQQSNPYNTPEAEWLWLYSHSDKYVEKWIKNSKWNWASFLFFPFWAGYRKMYAECAIYAAILVGLAFIELLLGFSLKGAYIGIYILCGTLGNKLYYQKAQKEIDHILALHGDHELRRSLIYQKGGTSGWGIVYGIGMILIGVIIEILMEEGFYY